A stretch of the Pseudoalteromonas ulvae UL12 genome encodes the following:
- a CDS encoding ABC transporter substrate-binding protein, producing MNLIKSLVICFFVFLKCAPANAISVVFINPGHQQENSTGHFWLNVDRFMQAAADDFNIDLKTFFANRDHIYMKSLLLQAIRLKPDFIILVNEKGVGLEMLKMTNQANIPTLFLFNGLRDEDWKNQSHNITEYPFLVASIEPDNYQAGFKLAQELLKQHQIRSNDPAKILALHGDYNTYAAIDRKKGMTDAFNAATIAVEIVGEDVANWSQAQSDTLSQAWLTRFSDINLIWAANDPIAFGAKKASLENYQSRVIGGINWDKKPDFAKDLISIGGHVTLGGYAMAYINDYYHQLLPRQEIALQVDIFERESKQSSKTLISLQNKQQLHKIDFTKFSLQHRTRLIYTIDNLVKAYKH from the coding sequence ATGAACCTTATTAAATCTTTAGTTATTTGTTTCTTTGTCTTTTTAAAGTGTGCGCCTGCAAACGCGATTTCAGTGGTATTTATAAACCCTGGGCACCAGCAAGAAAATTCGACTGGCCACTTCTGGCTTAATGTTGACCGTTTTATGCAAGCTGCTGCGGATGATTTTAATATCGATCTCAAAACTTTTTTTGCAAATCGCGATCATATTTATATGAAATCTCTGCTGCTGCAAGCTATTCGCTTAAAACCCGACTTCATCATATTGGTAAATGAAAAAGGGGTCGGTTTAGAAATGCTAAAAATGACCAATCAAGCAAATATTCCCACCTTGTTTCTATTTAATGGCTTAAGGGATGAAGATTGGAAAAATCAAAGCCACAATATCACCGAATACCCTTTTTTAGTGGCCAGTATTGAACCCGATAATTATCAAGCAGGGTTTAAGCTGGCACAAGAACTCCTCAAACAACACCAAATTCGTTCGAATGACCCAGCAAAAATATTAGCCCTTCATGGTGACTACAATACTTATGCCGCCATCGATCGGAAAAAAGGGATGACAGATGCTTTTAATGCAGCAACAATTGCTGTGGAAATAGTTGGTGAAGATGTTGCCAACTGGTCACAAGCTCAAAGTGACACTCTCAGTCAGGCTTGGCTAACACGATTTTCTGATATTAATCTCATTTGGGCAGCCAATGACCCGATTGCATTCGGAGCCAAAAAAGCGTCATTAGAAAATTATCAAAGCCGAGTGATCGGGGGAATTAATTGGGATAAAAAGCCTGACTTTGCCAAAGATCTCATTTCAATAGGAGGTCATGTCACACTTGGGGGATATGCGATGGCTTACATTAATGATTACTACCATCAACTCCTACCACGACAAGAAATCGCATTACAAGTGGATATTTTTGAAAGAGAGTCGAAGCAATCGAGTAAAACCCTCATTTCACTGCAAAATAAACAGCAACTACACAAAATTGATTTTACAAAGTTTAGTTTACAACACCGCACTAGACTAATTTATACAAT
- a CDS encoding LysR family transcriptional regulator has translation MPQVSWDDYRIAYQVALDGSLSKAAISLNINHSTVLRHINRLEEHLKVTLFIRHQRGYQLTDAGFVLLNKMPTFESNFAQLHNLLNECEHEIRGKLRITTVLTYSTELNPALKAFIEAHPHLRIEIIATDEIVPLKSGSVHVSIRIGKKPSEPDIIAKHLADIEIGYYAAQTYIDKHGTPSQPDEFQNHAWVLPSGGKRAIPFVDYINQHIKEDNIIYQSNHFPDVHQAVIDGFGIGPLDKKQTILHPHLQPIQSINLAPAESVWFVYHRDLKHSHRVKLLYQFLQSHLFT, from the coding sequence ATGCCACAGGTTAGCTGGGATGATTATAGAATCGCTTATCAGGTTGCCTTAGATGGCAGCTTAAGCAAAGCTGCGATTAGCTTAAACATTAATCACAGCACAGTGTTACGTCATATCAATCGCTTAGAAGAGCATTTAAAAGTGACTCTTTTTATCCGCCACCAGCGAGGCTACCAGCTAACAGATGCTGGGTTTGTTTTACTCAACAAAATGCCGACCTTTGAAAGTAACTTCGCTCAGCTTCATAATTTACTCAATGAATGCGAACATGAAATTAGAGGAAAGCTGCGCATAACGACAGTGTTAACTTACTCCACTGAGCTCAATCCTGCATTGAAAGCGTTTATTGAAGCGCACCCTCACCTGCGTATCGAGATCATCGCTACAGATGAAATTGTCCCCTTAAAAAGTGGCAGTGTTCATGTATCAATCCGGATAGGTAAAAAACCCAGCGAACCCGATATTATTGCCAAACATTTAGCTGATATCGAAATTGGCTATTACGCAGCCCAAACTTATATTGATAAACATGGTACACCCAGTCAGCCTGATGAATTTCAAAATCATGCTTGGGTTTTACCCAGCGGAGGAAAGCGTGCTATTCCATTTGTAGATTACATCAATCAACACATTAAAGAAGATAATATCATTTATCAAAGTAATCATTTTCCTGATGTACATCAAGCTGTTATTGATGGTTTTGGGATTGGCCCTCTGGATAAAAAACAAACTATTTTACATCCTCATTTGCAACCAATCCAATCAATAAACTTGGCACCTGCTGAGTCTGTATGGTTTGTTTATCATCGAGATTTAAAGCACAGTCATCGTGTAAAATTGCTCTACCAATTTTTGCAAAGCCACTTATTTACCTAA
- a CDS encoding cytochrome b: MLKNSSHQYGTVAIVLHWLMAAAIVFLFALGLYMVELTYYDAWYKGSLDLHKSIGISVFLLLLARVAWRFFNVVPEPIHSEQPSAKVLASVAHYVHLLLYALMFLIVLTGFLISTADGRAIDVFGVLSIPALPFSIEQQEDVAGEIHFWLAWSLMTLIAVHALGAFKHHFFDKDRTLLRMVNIKQNKWE; the protein is encoded by the coding sequence ATGTTAAAAAATTCATCACACCAATATGGAACAGTTGCAATTGTATTGCACTGGTTAATGGCTGCTGCCATCGTATTTTTATTTGCGCTGGGTCTGTATATGGTCGAACTAACTTATTACGACGCTTGGTATAAAGGCTCTCTTGATTTACATAAAAGTATTGGGATTAGTGTTTTTTTACTATTACTAGCACGAGTTGCTTGGCGTTTTTTTAATGTCGTGCCCGAGCCCATCCATTCTGAGCAACCTTCTGCAAAGGTACTCGCAAGTGTTGCTCATTATGTTCATCTGCTTTTATATGCGTTAATGTTTTTAATTGTGCTAACAGGCTTTTTAATTTCGACAGCTGACGGGCGAGCAATTGACGTGTTTGGCGTGTTATCCATACCAGCGCTGCCTTTTTCGATTGAACAACAAGAAGATGTGGCTGGTGAGATTCATTTTTGGTTGGCGTGGAGTTTAATGACATTGATTGCAGTTCATGCTTTAGGTGCATTTAAACATCATTTTTTTGATAAAGATCGCACATTGCTGCGAATGGTAAATATAAAACAAAATAAGTGGGAGTGA
- a CDS encoding YceI family protein, with protein MKNTLVGLSLAAVTLLGLNSQQAYGAQYKVDTEGAHAFINFKIKHLGYSWLHGRFNTFDGQFSYDVSKANEAAISIEIDTASIDSNHAERDKHLRGKDFLNVSKYPKATFKSTSITFDNEQKGVVTGLFTLHGVSKSIDFEIEKVGEGQDPWGGYRAGFMGQTRLKLADYGIDYDLGSASTHVDIELHIEGIKQ; from the coding sequence ATGAAAAATACCTTAGTAGGACTATCGTTAGCGGCAGTCACATTATTGGGCCTTAACAGCCAGCAAGCTTATGGTGCGCAATACAAAGTTGATACAGAAGGGGCGCATGCTTTTATAAATTTTAAAATAAAGCATTTGGGCTACAGTTGGTTACATGGTCGATTTAATACTTTTGATGGCCAATTTAGTTACGATGTCAGCAAGGCGAATGAAGCGGCCATTTCGATAGAAATAGATACAGCGAGTATTGACTCTAATCATGCTGAACGTGACAAGCATCTTAGAGGGAAAGATTTTTTGAATGTGAGTAAATATCCAAAGGCCACATTTAAAAGTACAAGCATCACATTTGATAACGAGCAAAAAGGTGTCGTAACAGGCTTGTTTACCTTGCATGGTGTGAGTAAATCAATCGACTTTGAGATTGAAAAAGTAGGAGAAGGTCAAGATCCTTGGGGGGGATATCGTGCTGGCTTTATGGGGCAAACACGTTTAAAGCTTGCCGACTATGGTATTGACTATGATTTAGGGTCTGCATCCACTCACGTTGATATTGAGTTGCATATTGAAGGAATAAAGCAGTAA
- a CDS encoding transporter substrate-binding domain-containing protein: MKWLFSLLFILSSSVSLAKEQINWLIIDFPPYYFNTDDKKLLGRDRSVIALLQQQLPNIDFTYQTIPGSRLIHDLTNPSNQFCFLSLYKTPERLQKIVFTQTSSTFGMAPTVMMLKEKAVKLNLMSHTHVSLKKLLIIDQLTLGLSPNRSFGNNLDVIINQAISAQIINRAGMDILENLVMMLHKERLDIVLGYPDEEMYLAQKHLINEDLRIFQLDEAPTYSRGYIGCTNTPKGAEHIALLDNALLNIYQTDDYQRVLTRWLPPLFHQQFNEFLLKATRTAPTKQ; the protein is encoded by the coding sequence ATGAAGTGGCTATTTTCTCTGTTATTTATTCTCAGCTCATCAGTCTCCTTAGCTAAAGAGCAAATAAATTGGTTGATTATTGATTTTCCTCCTTATTATTTTAATACCGATGATAAAAAGCTTTTAGGCCGAGATAGAAGTGTCATTGCGTTGTTGCAACAGCAATTACCTAACATAGATTTTACTTACCAAACTATTCCAGGAAGTCGATTAATTCATGATCTCACTAACCCTTCTAATCAATTTTGTTTTTTGTCGTTATATAAAACACCTGAGCGACTACAAAAGATTGTATTTACACAGACCTCATCGACATTTGGTATGGCTCCAACAGTCATGATGCTGAAAGAAAAAGCGGTGAAATTAAACTTAATGTCGCACACGCACGTTTCTTTAAAAAAGCTACTCATTATTGATCAACTGACACTCGGATTATCGCCCAACCGATCATTTGGGAATAATCTTGATGTGATTATAAATCAAGCTATATCTGCTCAGATCATTAACCGAGCTGGAATGGATATTTTAGAAAATCTAGTCATGATGCTGCACAAAGAGCGGCTCGATATTGTACTAGGTTACCCCGATGAAGAAATGTATCTTGCTCAAAAGCATCTTATCAATGAAGACCTACGGATATTTCAATTAGATGAAGCCCCTACTTATAGCCGTGGTTATATTGGCTGTACTAACACACCTAAAGGAGCCGAGCATATCGCATTATTGGACAACGCCTTGCTGAATATTTATCAAACGGATGATTACCAACGCGTATTAACGCGCTGGCTTCCACCGTTATTCCACCAGCAGTTTAACGAATTTTTATTAAAAGCGACCCGAACGGCCCCCACCAAACAATAA
- a CDS encoding methyl-accepting chemotaxis protein, with the protein MFHFFNQLTLQKKLTSLLIFIGVCPAIFLAIMALYNSTNAIHNIKGENLSAIASLKGDAIERYFTQATQQLKNLSHQSSLKQAITDFQAGFAQNKLIDDSSLNQFYTQTFASSYQNKTNQAIDGNSLYSALSPEAKQLQSTYISANPYPLGKKNKLVQTNQTGLYEQAHQLYHPDFSTFVSDFGYYDLFLIDAGSSNVIYSVYKEVDFATNLANGPYQTSGLAQAFKQALTKKPDEIVMIDYQPYIPSYSAPASFIATPIYQNSTIIGVLILQLPLDQITQVMRSDYGLGKTGESYLVGADMKLRSDSFFDQTMTVTQSFSQQQNKLESLPSIRNALAGNNGVLNTVNYQNQDVITAYQNVDVAGTQWALIVEQSQSEAFTLVNNLTTIFVISLLVVTGLIALLAFKFAASIAMPIKQLAEFLLTLKEKWQFSMRAPVHGNDEIAQATKALNEMLSSLHSAVGDINQTMSQLADGEFKSRVTVEVDGDLNTLKSTINTSAASIDCAIDEINDVMKTMRNGHFDKTTTIQCQGQLASLTNNVNLTAQALGQFIKQGSFVMQQVEQGLYTHRVELSCQGDLMHFKEAINLSVANTERVIKEIVNVMAAIEQGDYSQSITCEAKGQLAQLKQAINESASSTSTVISGAVNVMQSLSQGDFNVSLDTPCKGELKTLQDCINRAAHDTDKVISDIISVMKEIENGHFDSQVESPANGQLAELKIAINTSASATSSFITDAVIVMQSLSQGNFTHHLTVPANGDLATLKECINTAATDTNTVISDIISVMQKVSKGEFEQQVAVAATGQLLDLKNNVNHAAAQCDKVVHAVSEVMQALAIGELDKRIHIQSDGDFDKLFTAVNTTSDTLSTVFGQTKQVMEAVAKGNLTHTISYNSHGEYNAVKQSINETVTNLVAMIEDIHHTADIVTKSAQQSSHETAEINQSVFQQVENLQTISNAMNDMNQAINNTVAQTEQSMNLSIKAYDYANNGELVVARVVDAMQDINQSARKMSSIISTIDEIAFQTNLLALNAAVEAARAGEQGRGFAVVASEVRNLAQRSAAAAKEISVLIKESASKVKLGVELATESGSILKQITVSSHEVKDVIDSVTRAMQQQSGQVASVAQSVVRVDSGAQENASLLNNLANNFEQVQSQADALQALINKFKLMEHDVISLDSPRLSHTQKLLA; encoded by the coding sequence ATGTTTCACTTCTTCAATCAACTGACATTACAGAAAAAACTAACCTCTTTACTAATTTTTATTGGTGTATGCCCTGCCATTTTTTTAGCCATAATGGCACTTTATAATTCAACAAATGCAATACACAACATCAAAGGGGAAAACCTTTCTGCCATTGCTAGCCTCAAAGGGGACGCTATAGAACGTTATTTTACTCAAGCCACCCAACAACTTAAAAACCTTTCACATCAATCTTCACTTAAGCAAGCCATCACTGATTTTCAAGCCGGATTTGCACAAAACAAACTTATCGATGATTCATCTTTAAATCAGTTTTATACACAAACGTTTGCTTCCTCATACCAAAATAAGACTAACCAAGCAATTGATGGCAACAGCTTGTATTCTGCACTCTCCCCCGAGGCAAAACAGCTGCAAAGTACATATATTAGTGCGAACCCATACCCTCTTGGCAAAAAAAATAAATTAGTTCAGACCAATCAAACTGGGCTCTATGAACAAGCCCATCAGTTATATCATCCCGACTTTTCTACATTTGTGAGTGATTTTGGTTACTACGATTTATTTTTAATTGATGCCGGCAGTAGTAATGTGATTTACAGCGTGTATAAAGAAGTCGACTTTGCGACGAATTTAGCCAATGGTCCATATCAAACAAGTGGTTTAGCGCAAGCTTTTAAACAAGCATTAACAAAAAAACCAGATGAAATTGTAATGATTGACTACCAACCTTACATCCCATCATATTCAGCTCCGGCAAGCTTTATAGCCACTCCAATTTATCAAAACTCAACTATTATTGGTGTACTTATTCTGCAACTGCCATTAGATCAAATCACCCAAGTAATGCGTTCTGATTATGGGTTAGGGAAAACAGGTGAATCCTACTTGGTTGGGGCGGATATGAAATTGAGATCAGATAGCTTCTTTGATCAAACCATGACTGTGACTCAGTCTTTTTCACAACAACAAAATAAACTCGAAAGTTTACCCAGTATTCGCAATGCGTTAGCTGGTAACAATGGCGTGTTAAATACTGTGAACTATCAAAATCAAGATGTCATTACTGCGTATCAAAATGTTGATGTTGCTGGCACCCAATGGGCGCTCATAGTCGAGCAAAGTCAATCTGAAGCCTTTACTTTAGTGAATAACCTCACCACTATTTTTGTGATTAGTTTATTAGTCGTGACAGGATTAATTGCTCTTTTAGCCTTCAAGTTTGCCGCAAGTATTGCAATGCCAATCAAACAGTTGGCTGAATTTTTACTCACGCTCAAAGAAAAATGGCAGTTCTCGATGCGCGCGCCTGTGCATGGTAACGATGAAATAGCTCAAGCAACCAAAGCCTTAAATGAAATGCTCAGCTCTCTACACAGTGCCGTTGGCGATATAAATCAAACTATGTCTCAACTGGCTGATGGTGAATTTAAATCCCGCGTTACTGTCGAGGTCGATGGCGATCTCAATACACTTAAATCAACCATAAACACCTCAGCTGCCAGCATTGATTGCGCTATCGATGAAATCAACGATGTAATGAAGACGATGCGAAATGGTCACTTTGACAAAACCACTACAATCCAATGCCAAGGTCAATTAGCGAGTCTGACCAATAACGTTAATTTAACCGCGCAAGCGCTCGGACAATTTATTAAGCAGGGATCTTTTGTCATGCAGCAAGTCGAACAAGGACTTTATACTCATCGAGTTGAGTTATCTTGTCAGGGCGACTTAATGCATTTTAAAGAAGCCATCAATTTATCAGTTGCCAACACCGAGCGCGTGATCAAAGAGATTGTGAACGTGATGGCAGCCATCGAGCAAGGCGACTATAGCCAATCAATCACCTGTGAAGCGAAAGGTCAGTTAGCACAGCTAAAACAAGCGATTAACGAATCAGCAAGTAGTACTTCTACAGTTATTTCTGGGGCGGTTAATGTGATGCAATCTCTTTCACAGGGTGACTTTAATGTCAGTTTAGATACGCCGTGTAAAGGGGAATTAAAAACCCTGCAAGATTGCATTAATCGAGCGGCCCATGATACCGACAAAGTGATCTCGGATATTATTTCTGTCATGAAAGAAATCGAGAATGGCCACTTTGATAGCCAAGTAGAAAGCCCAGCTAATGGACAACTGGCAGAATTAAAAATTGCAATTAATACCTCAGCTTCCGCGACATCATCATTCATTACTGATGCAGTGATTGTGATGCAATCATTATCGCAAGGAAACTTTACACACCACTTAACCGTCCCAGCCAATGGTGATTTAGCGACTTTAAAAGAGTGTATCAACACCGCCGCAACCGACACAAATACGGTGATATCTGACATCATTAGTGTGATGCAAAAAGTATCCAAGGGCGAATTCGAGCAACAAGTCGCTGTTGCAGCAACAGGTCAATTGCTCGATTTAAAAAACAATGTCAATCATGCGGCGGCACAATGCGATAAAGTCGTTCATGCCGTATCAGAGGTGATGCAGGCTCTGGCAATAGGCGAACTCGATAAGCGTATTCACATCCAAAGCGATGGGGATTTTGACAAACTATTTACCGCGGTAAATACCACTTCAGATACTCTTTCAACCGTATTTGGCCAAACAAAACAAGTGATGGAAGCGGTCGCTAAGGGTAATCTGACTCACACCATCTCATATAACAGTCACGGTGAATACAACGCGGTTAAACAGAGTATTAATGAAACAGTGACAAATCTCGTGGCGATGATTGAAGACATTCATCATACCGCCGACATTGTGACCAAAAGCGCACAGCAGTCTTCTCATGAAACAGCAGAAATAAACCAAAGTGTCTTTCAACAAGTCGAAAATCTTCAAACTATCAGTAATGCCATGAACGACATGAACCAAGCAATCAACAATACCGTGGCGCAAACCGAGCAATCAATGAACTTGTCTATTAAAGCCTATGACTATGCAAACAATGGTGAGCTGGTTGTTGCAAGAGTGGTTGATGCTATGCAAGATATCAATCAATCAGCTCGTAAAATGTCGAGCATTATCAGTACCATTGATGAAATAGCCTTTCAAACCAATTTACTCGCTTTGAATGCGGCCGTTGAAGCAGCTCGCGCAGGAGAGCAAGGACGAGGATTTGCGGTGGTGGCCTCTGAAGTAAGAAACCTCGCGCAACGATCAGCAGCGGCCGCAAAGGAAATATCTGTCTTAATAAAAGAATCTGCAAGTAAAGTTAAACTTGGCGTTGAGCTTGCTACTGAGTCCGGCAGTATCTTAAAGCAAATAACGGTTTCGAGCCATGAAGTTAAGGATGTGATTGACTCAGTAACACGCGCTATGCAACAGCAATCAGGCCAAGTTGCATCCGTTGCACAATCGGTTGTTAGAGTAGACAGTGGCGCACAAGAAAACGCATCTTTGCTTAATAATTTAGCTAACAATTTTGAACAAGTACAAAGCCAAGCTGACGCATTACAAGCATTAATCAACAAATTTAAGCTGATGGAGCATGACGTTATTTCGCTCGATTCCCCTCGTTTGAGCCACACGCAAAAACTCTTAGCCTAA
- the thiI gene encoding tRNA uracil 4-sulfurtransferase ThiI — translation MFKFIVKLHPEISIKSRSVRKRFTKLLENNVKIVMRRIDEKVKIVNNYDNVSVVSNSEDLAIRDALIGGLKRIPGIVQFIEVQEVAFETLDDIYQATLKLNYDVVAGKTFCVRCKRQGKHDFTSSDVERYVGGGLNQNVPGARVKLKAPQETVKIEIKDQRAYIITQTHFGMAGFPLPTQEDVISLMSGGFDSGVASYQMIRKGARTHFLFFNLGGAAHEIGVKQASHYIWKQFSSTHKVKFISVDFEPVVAEILENVENSQMGVVLKRMMMRAGSMVAKKMGVEALVTGESLGQVSSQTLTNLSVIDQVTDTLILRPLIQHDKQEIINIARQIGTSEMAEAMPEYCGVISKKPTVKAKLEKIIEEEAKFDFEILDTVVYNARIMDIRDIEVEAKQEVKEAESVSDLPADAVVVDIRSPEEEDANPLELEGVEVVHVPFFRLATKFGDLPQDKEYYLYCAKGVMSQLQALILHENGYGNVKVYRP, via the coding sequence ATGTTTAAATTTATTGTTAAATTGCACCCTGAGATCTCTATTAAGAGTCGTTCAGTCCGAAAGCGTTTTACTAAATTATTAGAAAATAACGTTAAAATCGTTATGCGTAGAATTGACGAAAAAGTCAAAATTGTGAATAACTACGATAACGTGAGTGTAGTATCAAATAGTGAAGATTTAGCGATACGAGATGCACTCATTGGCGGGCTAAAGCGCATTCCGGGCATTGTGCAATTTATTGAAGTGCAAGAAGTTGCCTTCGAGACTCTCGACGATATTTACCAAGCGACCTTGAAACTTAATTATGACGTGGTAGCAGGAAAGACGTTTTGTGTACGTTGTAAACGCCAAGGTAAGCATGATTTTACTTCTAGCGATGTGGAGCGTTATGTCGGTGGTGGGCTAAATCAAAATGTACCGGGTGCCAGAGTAAAACTAAAGGCTCCGCAAGAAACTGTAAAAATCGAAATTAAAGATCAACGGGCCTACATTATTACCCAAACTCACTTTGGTATGGCTGGATTCCCTCTGCCGACACAAGAAGATGTCATTTCACTGATGTCAGGTGGTTTTGACTCGGGTGTTGCCAGTTATCAAATGATCCGTAAAGGAGCTCGCACACACTTCTTATTTTTTAATTTAGGGGGCGCTGCGCATGAAATCGGTGTTAAGCAAGCAAGCCACTATATTTGGAAGCAATTTAGTTCAACGCACAAAGTGAAATTTATCAGTGTTGATTTTGAACCTGTTGTCGCTGAAATATTAGAAAATGTTGAAAATAGCCAAATGGGTGTGGTGCTCAAACGTATGATGATGCGTGCAGGCAGCATGGTCGCTAAAAAAATGGGTGTAGAAGCATTAGTCACGGGGGAAAGTTTAGGGCAAGTGTCGAGTCAAACACTGACGAATTTAAGTGTGATTGACCAAGTAACCGATACCTTAATTTTACGACCGCTTATTCAGCATGATAAACAAGAAATCATCAATATAGCTCGGCAAATAGGCACTTCTGAAATGGCAGAAGCCATGCCTGAATATTGTGGAGTGATTTCTAAAAAGCCAACGGTGAAGGCGAAGCTAGAAAAAATCATTGAAGAAGAGGCAAAATTTGATTTTGAGATTTTAGATACCGTTGTTTATAACGCACGGATCATGGATATTCGAGATATTGAAGTTGAAGCTAAGCAAGAGGTTAAAGAGGCTGAATCAGTGTCTGATTTACCTGCTGACGCTGTGGTTGTTGATATTCGCTCTCCAGAAGAAGAAGATGCCAACCCGTTAGAACTTGAAGGGGTTGAAGTTGTCCATGTGCCGTTTTTTCGCTTAGCCACTAAGTTTGGGGATTTACCTCAAGATAAAGAATATTATTTGTATTGTGCCAAAGGTGTGATGAGTCAGCTGCAAGCGTTGATTTTACATGAAAATGGCTATGGAAATGTGAAAGTATATCGTCCATAA
- a CDS encoding ketopantoate reductase family protein, translating into MPDIHIIGKGAIGLLYGYYLQPHYAVTLCLRAQLPHSHFNYWRNDECTAFTPKIEDIESQDKIECVIIPTKAFSVLDAFNAIKPRLSKHAVIILSHNGMGSIELIAPLLSGQQQLFFLTTTQAAYKRSQQDVIHTGHGMSNLGAVNAAAKANQAKVFKNLSVAIPDLHLVDNIEQLLWQKLIINVAINPLSAINQVKNGQLTQPKYASQVLHLVHEAYQLALVQGVKIELHKVLYLVYKVMRDTADNFSSMNRDIAAGQPSEIEAICGYIVQLGQQYNLATPYNMDMLKQINHDANAKKSAPDGTLLH; encoded by the coding sequence ATGCCTGATATTCATATCATAGGTAAAGGTGCGATTGGCTTATTATATGGTTACTATTTACAACCACATTATGCCGTTACACTGTGCTTACGCGCTCAGCTGCCACATTCTCACTTCAATTACTGGCGTAATGATGAATGCACAGCCTTTACACCCAAGATTGAAGATATTGAAAGCCAAGATAAAATAGAATGCGTAATTATTCCGACCAAAGCCTTTAGTGTTTTAGATGCTTTTAACGCAATTAAACCTAGATTAAGTAAGCACGCAGTCATTATTTTAAGCCACAACGGTATGGGCAGTATTGAGCTTATCGCGCCTTTACTAAGTGGTCAGCAACAATTGTTTTTCCTCACTACCACGCAAGCAGCCTATAAACGCTCACAGCAAGACGTGATTCATACTGGCCATGGAATGAGTAACCTCGGAGCGGTCAATGCTGCCGCCAAAGCGAATCAAGCAAAGGTGTTTAAAAATTTAAGTGTGGCTATCCCTGATTTACACCTTGTTGATAATATCGAACAACTTTTGTGGCAAAAACTCATTATCAATGTTGCGATTAACCCGCTGTCTGCCATTAATCAAGTGAAAAACGGCCAGCTCACCCAGCCCAAATACGCTAGCCAAGTGTTGCATTTAGTCCATGAAGCCTATCAACTGGCTTTAGTCCAAGGCGTGAAGATAGAACTGCATAAAGTTCTGTATTTAGTCTACAAAGTGATGCGCGACACTGCAGACAACTTTTCATCTATGAATCGAGATATCGCAGCCGGGCAGCCATCAGAAATAGAAGCAATCTGCGGTTACATTGTGCAATTAGGGCAACAATATAATCTAGCAACACCGTACAATATGGACATGCTCAAACAAATTAATCATGATGCAAATGCAAAAAAAAGCGCACCAGATGGTACGCTTTTACATTGA
- a CDS encoding VanZ family protein yields the protein MSRRVYQLVFFIAVLSFTALFAKEVKGGIMLFPHIDKVAHFGIFFILAGLLAHAIKAPIWVYILVLASYGGIVEIMQHNLPHRQASVADFIADTLGALSYFAASYCWHKYVKKDA from the coding sequence GTGAGTCGTCGAGTTTACCAATTAGTGTTTTTTATTGCTGTGCTATCGTTTACAGCGTTATTTGCCAAGGAAGTAAAAGGTGGGATCATGTTATTCCCACACATAGATAAAGTGGCACATTTTGGCATATTTTTCATTTTAGCAGGGTTGCTTGCCCATGCGATCAAAGCTCCGATTTGGGTGTATATTCTCGTCCTTGCAAGTTATGGTGGCATTGTCGAAATCATGCAACATAACCTACCCCATCGCCAAGCCTCAGTCGCTGATTTTATTGCCGATACTTTAGGTGCCTTAAGCTATTTTGCAGCTTCTTATTGCTGGCACAAATATGTGAAAAAAGATGCCTGA
- a CDS encoding YajQ family cyclic di-GMP-binding protein, whose amino-acid sequence MPSFDIVSEVEMSEAKNAVDNANRELETRFDFRGVDASIELNDKVIKLKAEADPQVMQLFDILANKISKRGLDVASLELQDITRAGKNVMRNVALKQGIEKEMAKKIVKTIKDSKIKVQASIQGEEVRVTGKKRDDLQEAMQVIRTADLGQPFQFKNFRD is encoded by the coding sequence ATGCCATCTTTTGACATTGTATCTGAAGTTGAAATGAGTGAAGCGAAGAATGCGGTTGATAATGCTAACCGTGAATTAGAAACGCGTTTTGATTTTCGCGGCGTGGATGCATCAATCGAATTAAACGATAAAGTGATTAAGCTAAAAGCTGAAGCTGATCCACAAGTTATGCAATTGTTTGATATTTTAGCAAATAAAATTTCTAAACGTGGTTTAGATGTCGCAAGCTTAGAGTTACAAGATATTACACGAGCAGGTAAAAATGTAATGCGTAATGTTGCTCTAAAGCAAGGAATCGAAAAAGAGATGGCTAAGAAAATAGTCAAAACGATTAAAGATTCGAAAATCAAAGTTCAGGCTTCTATCCAAGGTGAAGAAGTGCGCGTGACAGGTAAAAAACGTGATGATTTGCAAGAAGCCATGCAAGTTATTCGTACTGCTGATTTAGGTCAGCCATTTCAATTTAAGAACTTTCGCGATTAA